The genome window ATTCTCTCATTTACTaaattgatataaaaaaagtgcatgataatttttttggaatgctaaaaaaaaatatgacgaTTTTTTTAGAgtgtaaataaaaaaggtgCATGATGACTTTTTTATAgcctaaacaaaaaaaaatgcataatGACTTATATACTCCTTCAGAATGTCTTTctttaacttattttttcttcaaaggtAGAAGGATCAAATTCTTGCCATAAGTGTCAGGATAAGTACTCTATCGTTAGGCCAACGGGCTTactcaatttttaattaattaaaaaaagaatagaaaaacCAACAACTATTgctattttaaatagaaagatatctaaaaataaaaaaaaataaaaaacatgtaAAGAGACATTGGGGTGACAGGTCGTTAGTGGACAAGACTTGAGAGAAACCCTTTTACAGGGCTTGCCCtcaattttgcttttttgggCTTCAAAACCTTAAGATTCaaacccaaaccaaatcaaacacccaccatctttctctctctttctctctctttctctctctttctcgtCTCTATAAATCTCTACcgaattttttgtttgttttttttccttttccagaTTTTCCGAGTAAAATTGTCTGTGCCTGACACTCGCAATACGTACTTTGCCAAAAACCCAACTCCTGTCTTCGTCTCTCATTCCCTTTTGCTTCTTCCaagcaaaaaaggaaaaaaagttaTCTTTTGCTTCTGAGAGTCTCAGACAAAGACAGAGAGCAGCCATGGGTAGGCCTCCGAGTAACGGAGGCCCTGCCTTCCGCTTCACGCAGTCTGAGGTACCTTGTGTTCTTCTTCTTACtcttctattttgtttttctttgacgATTTTTTAACTAATTATATGTATTTGGGAACCTGCTACATTTCGGCATTAGAGTTGAAGTTATTGAAGggttttcataattttttgatTCTATGTTTGCATGTCTGCTAAAATTCGAATTAGAGTTGAATTTTCTGAAAGttgtttttgtaaattttgaaTTCGCTAGTAGAAGTGCCAAATTTCGAACTAAGAGTGACGATTCTTAAATGGGTCAGTTAGATTGTGAGTTTTGTTTGCTTGATTTTCAGctttttttcaattctttgGTTTGTGCTTGAGTCCTTTTGATATTGTTCCTGATGTTATTGcagttttttctttgggtgATTTTTTACTTCTTACAATACCAtgtaattttttgttcttcttaaAATATAATAGCTTACCTGATATCCCTAGCTTAGGTTTTGGTGGTTCCCCTTCCCAGTGTTTCTTTAAATCATATCGATGGTCCTTGCTAGTCGGTTATGTAAGTAATGGTTTGTAGTTCAATTTGGCGGGTTTGTTCTATGAGAGTTCCCCTAGTCAGGAAGGCATTTTAAATACTATCCAGAAATTCTTAAAATGGAATAGGCATAGGTTCCAAAATAATGCCTCTTTAACAACTTTATTACTGTTTAACATAAAGGATAGAATGGAAACTGAATACCTTGTGTCTACTTTATATGTTatcttcatatatatttcataAGCTTGTTGCCTACCTTGTGtcgattttgggtttttgggttgTATAGGCATAATTAGTTGTGAATTATTACCCCAATAAGAGCTCCATATTAGTTCATTGCGTGGTTACCTAGTACAGGGAATGAGAGGGTACGTGGAATGGGTTTGGGTTCAGCGTATGCTGGTTTCTATGGTATGGGGCATGAAGGGTAGGTATAGTTTGTACGGTTTTTGGGGTAGCAATTCGTGTAACATTTTAATTTGGTacagtatttattttataattactcatatatataatataatatctaaGAAAAAGAGACGCACTTCAATTCAATGATTGTATCGGTATGTGAATCAATAATGCGGTTAAAGTCTTACGGatcattcctttttttttgtttttgtttggggCCAATACAGAGCATTCCTTTAATACTGAATCAGTCGCAAGCAAGCACTATTGCACTAATATGTGGAGATGAAACTTGAATCGTATAGATGACCCACTTCATATGTATAACAAATACATGTAAACTAAAAGAGTTGTGGGGAGCAAATTGGGTCGCTGAAATGAGCGTTAAAATAGGTTTTTGGGACCATAACATATGCTGTGTAAATAGAGAAGTAATGATTCATAAGCAATAGAGAATTCCTATGAAGAAAATCTTCACCTATTAACGCACTGTACCTGTTATACTTATAATACATATCCATATTCCATATACGTACACATATACATATCTGTAGATGATTGTTGATTTGTGAGTGCTGATTAGTTTTTCTTCAAggtattttatattttgaaccTTAATGACACCTTCTGTAAATTGGTACATTATTAGGTTTCGGAGATGGAAGCTATTCTGCAACAGCACAATAACACAATGCCAGCACGTGAAGTTCTTGTGGCCCTTGCGGATAAGTTCAGGTGTGCATTAGTTCTAAACACTTAGAATTTGAAAAGATTATGTTCTTCTTATAAGCATTAAATCCGAGATACTTGTCTTTGGTGTAGTGAATCGGCAGAGCGGAAGGGCAAGATTGCAGTACAAATGAAGCAAGTATGAAAATTTTCCATTGTAATTTTTCATAAGGAAATATCGTTTAAGTctgtttgtaatttataatGTGCATTATAGGTTTGAAATTGATTTGGGAAgccatttaattttgtttgtaaCTTATAATCTTCATTATATTTATAGGTTTGGAATTGGTTTTAACAAATTTCTTAATTCTTTGGTTATAGGTTTGGAATTGGTTCCAAAATAGGCGATATGCTATCAGGGCAAAATCAAGTAAGGTTCTTGGGAAGTTAAATGTGTCACCTATGTCTCGGGATGATTCAAATCCAGTGAGAAATGTTCCTCAAGGCCCTCAACCTATAGCTGCTCCTATACATGCTCCTTCAGGTAGGATGGAACTTGCTTTATATTTAGTTTAATATcctttatttatcattttgcGTAGTTTTAGGCTTACTCATCTGGTGGCATTATTACTCATTTTACTTGTTTGAACTTATGTTGAGTAGCCTATATTGATGTTGTCTACTTGAATTGTTTCTTCAATCATCAATATGTGACCTTATATTTTGGGCTTCATGGGCAGCTAGTTTCTTGGTCAGTTAACATCATTGAAGTTTAATATTTTAGAGATATGTTTTCCTGTTTAGCCTAATATAGTCATCTCTTGGTTTTTGTGTATGTGGCATGCTCTATTTATAACTTACTCTAATTATTTACCTTGACATACCAATTCCGTTGTGTGCATTTATGTACATGCTTGAGTTGTTAGGGAGGGCTCTTGTAATGGATGACTCTTATTTTAGGTATTTTTTGGCAGTGAAAGTCTCTTTTCCATATAAACATATGCATGAATTATGAATAGGTGTTAATAATCCCATCCTCTTATGTATGTTCATCAGACTTTGGATATTTTTGCCcttgttttcatttattaaCCAGCTCAAGGTTCCGGAAAGGGTGCTTCTGAAAATtctatttttgagtttgaagctAAATCTGGGAGGGATGGTGCATGGTCAGTAactcttttccttctttctatGAATTCTAGTTTCTGTCATGTTGATGTTTCTTTACCATtccaattaataaataataaattattctttttgtcaaaaatGAATTCTCACGTTTTTAATAATTGGACTCATAAGTCAGTTATCATTATTTGTCTAATTTCATTGTCTGCTGTGCTCAGGTATGATGTTGCTAACTTTTTATCTCATAGATACTTGGAGACTGGTGATCCGGTAATTTTCTAATATCAGTTTTCTTGCATGCACAGCATTAAGTTGTTAAAAGGAATTCATTATAGGTCTTtctttattgttatttttcctcttttttcctattctttcttatttgttCTGCATGTCTATTATCTTAGTATTATTCTCCTTAAACATTTGATTCAACTCAACTGCCTCGGCCTTGAATCCCAACTAAACTTATGCCATTTGTTGTAAATGAAAGATAAAATTGGTCATTATAACAAATCCCCAGATTGAATCTTGCTGGCTGTTTCAGGAAGTACTGGTTCGGTTTGCTGGGTTTGGACCAGAGGAGGATGAATGGGTCAATGTACGGAAGCATGTCAGGCAGCGCTCTCTGCCATGTGAATCATCAGAGTGTGTTGCAGTTCTCCCAGGAGATCTCATACTATGTTTTCAGGTGGCGTTCATTTGTTTCTATGTCCTTCAAAGAGATATTTTGGATCAATGATTAAGATAAGTTATTTCTGATAAGATCTTCATGGAAATCTAACGGATTTAAATTTTTCAGGAAGGTAAAGAGCAGGCTTTGTACTTTGATGCCCATGTCCTTGATGCTCAAAGACGAAGACATGATGTAAGAGGATGTCGTTGTAGGTTTTTGGTGCGCTATGTTCATGATCAGTCCGAGGTATAAAACTGCCCACATGTTTAAATAGCaccttttaaatttatatctTCAATTAGTGAATCTACAAATTCAGGTTTTGTTCTTAACATGCACTTCGACAGGAAATTGTTCCACTAAGGAAGGTCTGCCGTCGGCCTGAAACGGATTACAGGTTGCAACAACTTCATGCTGTGAATGAGGCGGCATCAGCAGAGCAGAAAAGTATGGATCATTTTATGGGGTCTGTTACTTCTGCAGAAATGATGCAAAAGCAGCAGAATACAGATGCAGCTTCGGCGCCCCCAGTTTTGCATGCTAATGCTTCTTTAGCTACCCAATCTACGACTCCAGAATTTAAAGGATCTGAAGTCAGCACTGTTATTAGTTCAGGGAATTCTAATTTTCCTCCAGGTAGTGCTGTAATCACAAGCGGCACTGCTACAGTCGTCGTTCCTGGTGGCTCTGTCGAGAACATGCCAAAAGGAAACTAGAAAGTTGCATTGACAAATTTGTCAGCCATCTTGTTGTTAGCTCCTAGCTCCTCTATCCTGAAAAGGATGAGTAATATACAACCTCTTCTCGGCATTGGTTTGCATCAATGTATGAATTGAGCATGAGCTTCCCCTGTATACTAATTCTGAATGCCAATAACTAGTTCCAAAAAAGTGTGAAGTCTTACAATTTCAACTGTAACCTCAAATTGTTAAATCCAAagcttccatttctttttccatgTTGTCTTGGCCATTAAGTGAGGCAGTATTATATTTAGTGTTAGTTGGCTTGTTTTGGCATCAAATCCTAAGTAATCTGGACGACACATTCATGCAAGAATCAACTTGATCGATGATTTAGATTCACCGATAACATAAACATCTTATATATAGTTGATTAATAGACTTGGTTGACATTTGATTAGTAATGTGAAAGATGAATATTACCTTAAATCTATTTAGGCCCTAAATTACCTTAATCTAAACCCTAAtcgtgaaccaaacggggcaTAAAGTGCATTGTGGTGTGGTGGAATGGAACCAAATTTAAACGAATGAAAACGCACAAGTTAGCAGAAAATGCAAAGAAACACTAAAATGAGCCAAGGCCCAAGCAAAGGTGGCCCCCACAAAATCCAAGAAAGCAAAGCAAGCCACGACGCAATGCGCAACATGACGAACGAACCCTCTCTTTCCAAATTTCTATGCGGACCAAAACAAGACacgtttctctctctctgcgctTCCCTCTCACTTCCATATTTCCTTCTCTTTGAAACCCTAACAaactctctctatctctcgaTCTTTCTCGGATGATCTGATGCTTTCTGTTTTATCGCAAAGTCACAATGCGAATTCTGAGGTCACGGAGCTTCAGAGCCTCAGTCTCCGACTCCAATTACCACTTCAATGTAGGGTTCAGGCGCTTCGTCACCAGCTGTAGAGCCGTGGTGTTGCCGCGCTTTGGTGGGCCTGAGGTTCTGGAGCTCCGGCCCAATGTCAACGTCCCTGATCTCAAGCCCCATGAGGTCCTCGTTCGCACTCGTGCCGTCTCCATCAATCCCCTCGATACCAGAGTGAGTCAAATGTCATTTCTTTCGTTAATTGATTCTTCTGTTTAATTTCTAAggtctgtttggttgctgaggaAACAAGGGAAATTAAGTTTTTGATTTTCAGCTCCTCTTCTCCATTTTGGTCTTTTCCAATTCCAACAATAACTTGAGCcacaaattttcatatttgtgccaatcaacaattttttttaaaacttcttTAATTATTCAGCTGCACCTGTACAGTAGTTATGATTCTGAGTATGTTTAACATTTGAGTGTTTGAGTGATGACATTAGGTTGGTTAGTCTAAAAGGTTAACACATGTTAGTTGAAGATGTATTTATAGTTAGTTTCTGTTGCAGTGACCATATagaaaaatcattttctaaTCCAAATATCATTGGctgtcaatttatttatttttttaaagcaagATTTTAACATGAATGCCtgctattattattatttttcatgccTTTGCTCTTTCCTCCTGTGTCAAATAGCCCATAGATAACAAGAATGCCTTGATTCAAACTCTCATaagattatttcattttacGTTTGTCATACGGCTGAGGTTGCAGTTCACTAATACTGTAATACTATGCAATAATGTTATCATTGTATTCAGTGTTctgggttttaattttaatttttttttttcagatgCGATCTGGCTATGGTCGTTCGATATTTGAACCCCTTCTACCTCTTATTTTGGGTCGTGATATTAGTGGTGAAGTTGCAGCTGTGGGAGATTCAGTTCGGGGATTGAGTATAGGACAAGAAGTTTTTGGTGCATTGCATCCTACTGCTGTAAGGGGTACTTATGCTGACTATGCAATTCTATCAGATGAGGAACTTGCACCAAAACCACCGTCAGTTACACATGTGGTAAATATTGTTGTACTTTGTTCATATCTAAAGAACCGTAGAATGTTACACTTGGTggtcttttgctttttatgaTTTGGTTTGGATCTATGTGTTCTGTTATTCTTCATACCCTCGATATAATGTTAGTGGATGGTTCAATTGTAGTTGTGTTAGAGGATGGTTTAGTAGCTAGTAGAAAAGTGTTATTACCTCTAAATGTTTATTTGTGCTTTCTTTGCTGTTATTTGATCAACTATGGAAAACTAGTTTTGAAAGGTTTCTAGCTTCAAAACATGGTGAAGGGGAAAACGAAGCATCATTCAAACTTCCACCTTGCTCAGGAGAAAATAGAATGGAAGGAAACAGTTTTCTTAGCTTTAGATTGTAGATTAATTGGAGTAGAAACCACCTGATATGGAACTCAGGCCACCAATATTAAACAGCAAATGAGAAGGTGCTTTGTGAAAATTGgcaatgatttttattttgaattctaGGGGTGAGCATGTTTTTCTGCTTCCACTCCCATTTTTATCTTGTCTGTAGGAAATATTGAAAGTGGCTTGCATATGATAGGAGATGGGCGAAATTCAATGTAGCATGAAATATGAGCATACTATGTTTTGTAATCAATTCTCTCAGGATTTCAACATACCTTAGGAATTGATGATGATATGTATAGTTAAGTGGAGGAGAGGTTTAACATTTACATTCTGTTTATTGCTTTCTGACTACAGAACTTGGCTTTATCTTGTTCTGTGTGATCCTAGGAAGCAAGTGTCATTCCTTTTGCTGCTCTGACTGCTTGGCGTGCTCTCAAAAGTACCGCTAGGATAGCTGAggggtatttttttaaaaatgtcttctcttgttattattattattttttgaagttgcTAACTGTCGTTAACAATTTAGCATCCTTTTGTTATTGCATCTGATCTCTACAGACAAAGGGTGTTAGTGGTGGGTGGTGGAGGAGCTGTAGGTTTGGCTGCAATTCAGATTTCAGTCGCCCAGGGCTGCTATGTTACAACTACCTGTGGAAAGCAAAGTATAGATCGAGTATTGGCAGCTGGTGCTGAGCAGGCTGTTGACTATACTGAGGTGATGATGTAATCAACTGTTACTTAGCTTTCATTTCACCTCCCTAGCTGAGCGAAACTCCTATATAGAAAATTGTTTCTATGTGCATATGGGTGTAAAAACCATGAATGATTTCACTGCTGAGTTAGCATGTTTGATTCACAGGACATTGAATTGGTAATAAAGGGGAAGTTTGATGCTGTTTTGGACACCATTGGTGGGCCAGAAACCGAAAGAATaagcataaattttttaaaaagaggtGGACACTACATGACACTTCAGGTAGGAGATGGAAACTTGTTAGTATTGCTTCTCTCTAAGGGACCTTTGATGTTTCCTTTCAGAATTCTGCAGCATAGGCTGATAAGGCTTTTATCCTCTTTCTGTTGTAGGGTGAGGCAGCATCTTTGACTGATAGGTATGGGATAGCTTTTGGGCTTCCAGTTGCTACAGCTGTGTTACTAAAGAAACAGAATCTGTACCGCTGTTCTCATGGAATAGGTAAAAACCAGCATTCATTTTTTGGTACATGTTTCATCATGGTGCGCACTTTAAGTTCATTGTTTGTTTAAAGCGGGGAAATTGTGATAATATTTACACAAGTTGATTAAATGTgagtttgttgattttttttggtttaaacCTTTTATTCCGCTTGCTTTAGTTTTGTTTGCGTATGAATTTTTAAACAGTTTTAGACTTGAATAGGATGAAGGCAATAAAAGGGAGGAGTACTAGGAAGAATATAATATTGATAAAATAAGCATGTTACCCGTTTTGTCATTAGTTCATGGTTTATTGTGTTAATTGACCTAATAAGCCTGTCTAATTATATTGAATAACAAAAagccttctttctttttgtattttttttaaagattagGTTCGTTTTTGTCTAGTAACATCTGATGCCGAAATTACATGTTCTGATATTACCTTTGCAAGCTTAGGTTGTTATTTTAACAAgttgtatttattttgttgatgGTGTAGAGTACTGGTGGACTTACATGAGAGCTGACTCAGAAGGGTTATTTGAGATCCGAAAGCTGTCGGAAGCTGGAAAATTGAATATACCAGTGGAGAAAACATTTCCCATCACTCAAGTGATAGAGGCTCATGAGGCAAAGGAGAAGAAGCAGATCCATGGCAAAGTAGTGCTCAAATTTGATTGATGAAAATTACAGCTTGCACTGATTTTGTCAATTTCTTGCACATTTTACACTATATTTGCCTTTAGCATCTCTCCGTTGGTTACACTTCTCCATACAATAAGAACTGGCAGTTGTACAGGAGTTGCAAGTTCAGGGGTTGAAAAAGTCTTTATATCCGGTTGGCAATCTGTAAATGTTTGAGAATGTTCTTGTGATAAATCTTTAAAATTGCTCTATTTTGTAATTCATTAGTCTGATACAAATCATAATTTTACAAGATGAAGGAGTTTGCTTATTAGACTCAACTCAACTCAACTGTAGTTAAGTTGGTTTTGCCGAGGCATCATTTGAGGTAATGTAACCTAACATTTGCAATTGCCAAGAACATCTGGTAGGGTAAAAGTTCCAACTGCGAGAGCCTCTTTAAACTATTTATGGTGAAAACATTTTTCACcattttttcaagtttatttataatttattttttaatttgcaatTGGAAGAACTTCACAGCCAAACTACACTAGTGGTCTCAAGTTCAAACTCCATGACACcttgatagtgtgtgtgagaaactccCGTCTCTcttagtttagactatcgcttgttttaaaaataaaaaaattgcaccATACAGGCAAGCTTGATCTTAAGGTTGCTAGGCCTGAACCCTAATAATCAAAGGGCGGTTGGGTTTTACACTctcctaaaccctaaaccctagggaaagaaaaaaataataataattgagtAGGAAGGAAAAAAGCTATTTCTTATCCTAAATTATTTGCATACTGACTTGCCAAAGAAGTAGCCACTATCTCTCCCCTGTTTGTTCTAATCTCGAGTATATCTTGTAAGTTTTCTTGCTCGACAAGAACCAAAAGCTTTCACACGACCCAATATTTTTGTACGTGCACACCATAATACAGCTACGTATTTCAATcacagaaagagagagaatgctTCCATTGTTAAAGCTTGGAACACTAGCCTTACGAACTATTTCCAGGCCAATTGCTAGAAGGCTCAAAGTAGAGGCTGGCTTACACCCCACGTTTCGGGACTACATCATCAGCTTTGCCCAGgtttactctctctctctctctctctctctctcaaattcaCTTGCCGccccttttctctttcttttaatgtaattgtttttttctttgtgtgtagattttgattatttatgAATTCTATTTTGTGCTaaaagtttgatttttcaattgggttttcttgTTCTCTTTTGGTTCCTCACAAGATTACTGAATTGCCATGGACATTAATATTTGCCAGTGTTAAGGGATTGGTTGGGAACTTTTGTCAAACAcatcaaattaatattttgtcaaGATCATTTGATATGGAAGAATGATCTAAAAGCAAAATAAGAATGAGATTTTTGAGAATGGGGAGAGATGTAAACCAAGTCCTTTTCATTAAGTTGGTTGCTCTTTGAACATCCAAACTATTTGGTTTTAAGTGATGTACTATATTGTAAGCCTGCTACTTGAATCAGGCAAACTATCGTTTCAGAACAAATCTACAAAGACGTCTATATGGACGGGCAACAGATGTTGTGATCCGTCCTATGGATGAAGAAAAAGCTGTTGGAGCTGCTGCAGAGCTTCTTGGGGAACTTGTTATCTTCACGGTAACCACCGGCTGCCGTATTATCTTTAACCTTGTCTCTCTAAGTTGCAGAGTGTTGCATTACTTTTGAGGAAACCCTATGCAATTGCTGGAAGTGCATGGTCTGCAGAGGAAAGTCaaatagaaattttttggttgACTCGACTCTCATCTTTTGCAGCATTAATATCTTTGTTGATATCTCTCCTTCCTTTGGTGATATATTATAGGCCACTTGAAGTTATAGCTGCTTTGTTTGCTTAGGTTGCAGGACTTGCTATAATCTATGAGGTGCAAAGAAGTGCTAGATCAGAAGCTAGAAAGGAGGAACAGCGCAGGCAAGAAATAGAGGTAAATTCAAGTACAAAAGATCTAGTTCAATGATTTAATACAAGTAGCTATACAGCCCTAGCATTTTGGTCATTAGTATTTTTTACATTTCAAAATGTAGGCAATGAAGCAAAAAGGCACAGATTTAGAAAAAGAAGTTCAATGTCTAAAGGCCAAACTGCAAGAGATGGAGCAACTTGTCCAGAGAAGAAGCTGGCTAGATCTCATCAGGTTCTGGCAATCCCAAGCACTAGAAGAGCACAAGTCAGCAAGGTTTGAGTGAATGATGTTTTAGACTTTTTGTTACTCTCCTTCCCTGTATAAAACATGCTAATAATAGGGAGAAAACTTACCTGCAACGGGGTGTGTATCTATCTCCTCAATCCTTTAACATTCATCACATGATGAAAAATTAACTGTTGCAATTGGTTCTAAAATCATATTACTTACTTGATTCATGTAGTTTGGACTGAATTCGACTTTGATTCTCATAGTTTTCAATACAAGTATACTTTAGCTTTTGCAATGGGGTCTAAAGTTACATTTCCATCAATATAGTTGACCAAAACTTAGAAATGTTATATGTTGGTTTTCTGTAAGTTAGTAACCACCTCAATGAAAATGTTAAATTGTGACTTTTTTCCTAATATAAACGATAGCCTGAAGTATAAGAGGAGGGAAgtttctctcacacacactctTAAACAATGATCTAAACTATAAGCAATAGTCTAAATAATTGAGTTAGACCCGTTTCGCGATTATGATTTATTTGTTCACTTTTTACATccagaaaattaaatatgacAGAAGTAAGGGTAATTAAAACTGTAGCATGGGTGAGTCAAATAGTAGTGAGGTAAAAAGGCATGCATGACCTATTTCCATAGGGCTGAGGCAGCCATGGACTACCTGATctcttattgaaatttgaaggtATGTGATATGCAGATAACAGAGTAACATGCTAATTTATAATCTTTGGCCcaacatgtattaaaaaaacacttaGAACCAAACCTTTATGCTACATTAACAGTTGGCCTCACCTGACTTCTGggattaatttaagagatatttagtgatatacccatttctagcactaatattataaataaaccctacacaattgaattcctataaacaaacccaaaaaaaaacccaaaaaatgatagctagccttattgaatttaatattgattattaaattactttgatgccctattgagtgctttgggtatttttatgagattttggggttgggcttgttttaagaaattgatggcagttttgtaatttataagaagttaaaagcttttttgttatgttgtaaatgggttttgggtgtgtttctaaagtccattttatatagggtatttttataatttgagcccccatattgggtataatagtgaatctcccttaatTTAAACAGCCTACAAAATTCTTCtgtattaaaaattaaactaGTAATCTGCTTTTGATACTTGTTTTGTCTGCTTCTGGTGTAAATGTTGGTCAAACCAAACCCCCCCTATTTCAAGAAACCTTGACCCACTTACTATTTTCTACATCGTCTGtcatgctttgctttgctctGCTTTCTTTGATTGTGTGAGAGAAAAACTCCCGGTTATTCCCGATCAATATCAAAatgtcattgtgttattagTGCTTTGACAGCTTGACTTAGAATTAAATTATttgccaaagaaaaaaaaaattgtttgcaGCCATTGTCTGTTGAAGGCACTACGTTGTCATATTGATAATCATCCAAGAGGCACATGCCATGTTAACCCACAAAAGATAGAAAAAAACACTAACACAATGTTTGATGGTTTGTGTTTGTTcgggctttttttttata of Prunus dulcis chromosome 4, ALMONDv2, whole genome shotgun sequence contains these proteins:
- the LOC117626658 gene encoding protein SAWADEE HOMEODOMAIN HOMOLOG 2; amino-acid sequence: MGRPPSNGGPAFRFTQSEVSEMEAILQQHNNTMPAREVLVALADKFSESAERKGKIAVQMKQVWNWFQNRRYAIRAKSSKVLGKLNVSPMSRDDSNPVRNVPQGPQPIAAPIHAPSAQGSGKGASENSIFEFEAKSGRDGAWYDVANFLSHRYLETGDPEVLVRFAGFGPEEDEWVNVRKHVRQRSLPCESSECVAVLPGDLILCFQEGKEQALYFDAHVLDAQRRRHDVRGCRCRFLVRYVHDQSEEIVPLRKVCRRPETDYRLQQLHAVNEAASAEQKSMDHFMGSVTSAEMMQKQQNTDAASAPPVLHANASLATQSTTPEFKGSEVSTVISSGNSNFPPGSAVITSGTATVVVPGGSVENMPKGN
- the LOC117626299 gene encoding reticulon-4-interacting protein 1, mitochondrial, with the protein product MRILRSRSFRASVSDSNYHFNVGFRRFVTSCRAVVLPRFGGPEVLELRPNVNVPDLKPHEVLVRTRAVSINPLDTRMRSGYGRSIFEPLLPLILGRDISGEVAAVGDSVRGLSIGQEVFGALHPTAVRGTYADYAILSDEELAPKPPSVTHVEASVIPFAALTAWRALKSTARIAEGQRVLVVGGGGAVGLAAIQISVAQGCYVTTTCGKQSIDRVLAAGAEQAVDYTEDIELVIKGKFDAVLDTIGGPETERISINFLKRGGHYMTLQGEAASLTDRYGIAFGLPVATAVLLKKQNLYRCSHGIEYWWTYMRADSEGLFEIRKLSEAGKLNIPVEKTFPITQVIEAHEAKEKKQIHGKVVLKFD
- the LOC117625341 gene encoding optic atrophy 3 protein homolog, translated to MFENVLLRISITERERMLPLLKLGTLALRTISRPIARRLKVEAGLHPTFRDYIISFAQANYRFRTNLQRRLYGRATDVVIRPMDEEKAVGAAAELLGELVIFTVAGLAIIYEVQRSARSEARKEEQRRQEIEAMKQKGTDLEKEVQCLKAKLQEMEQLVQRRSWLDLIRFWQSQALEEHKSARFE